The following are from one region of the Chanos chanos chromosome 10, fChaCha1.1, whole genome shotgun sequence genome:
- the nr1i2 gene encoding nuclear receptor subfamily 1 group I member 2 has translation MSKDELGEQPLPENSGEEEEEGEDGEDEESEEDEEPKVCQVCGDRATGYHFNAMTCEGCKGFFRRAMKRPVKFRCPFQNTCVITKSNRRQCQACRLQKCLSIGMLKELIMSDEAVEKRRLQIKRKKMQDEPVLLSPQQEALIEELLAAQNKTFDRSCSKFSQFRPIDRTVNPMFQYAEEPGSIYSFSSSCSQDSEEMEEDKSSRTSGKLFTTLPHVTDLNTYMIQNVINYAKVLSSFRSLTIEDQISLLKGATFEIVQIRFNMLFNETTGIWECGPIHYCMDDAVRAGFQRHLLDPLMKFHYTLRRLHLHDVEYVLMQAISLFSPDRPGVTHHKEIDHQQEILAITLKTYIEAKRAEPEKHLLFPKIMACLTEMRTMNEEYTKQVLQIQDIQPEVSPLMLEVVSKDS, from the exons ATGAGTAAAGACGAGCTTGGGGAACAGCCTTTACCTGAGAAttcaggagaggaggaggaggagggggaggatggagaagatgaggagtcagaggaggaCGAGGAGCCCAAAGTGTGCCAGGTGTGTGGGGATCGAGCGACGGGCTACCATTTTAACGCCATGACCTGTGAGGGCTGTAAGGGCTTCTTCAG GCGCGCCATGAAGAGACCTGTTAAGTTTCGCTGCCCATTCCAGAACACCTGTGTCATCACCAAGAGTAACAGACGCCAGTGTCAGGCCTGCCGCTTACAAAAGTGCCTCTCCATAGGCATGCTGAAGGAGT TGATCATGTCGGACGAGGCGGTGGAAAAGCGCAGGTTGCAGatcaagaggaagaagatgcaGGACGAGCCCGTCCTTCTGTCCCCGCAGCAAGAAGCTCTCATCGAAGAACTCCTCGCcgcacaaaacaaaactttcgACAGAAGCTGCTCCAAGTTCAGTCAGTTTCGG CCGATAGATCGGACTGTGAACCCCATGTTCCAGTATGCGGAGGAGCCAGGCAGCATCtactccttctcttcctcctgctctcaGGACagtgaggagatggaggaggacaAGTCAAGCAGAACATCGGGAAAGCTCTTCACCACGTTACCCCACGTCACCGACCTCAACACCTACATGATTCAGAACGTCATCAATTACGCCAAGGTGCTTTCGTCATTCAG gtcCCTAACCATAGAGGACCAGATCTCTCTCCTAAAGGGCGCCACCTTCGAGATTGTCCAAATCCGTTTCAACATGCTCTTCAACGAGACCACGGGCATCTGGGAGTGCGGCCCGATTCACTACTGCATGGATGACGCGGTGCGCG CGGGTTTTCAGCGCCACCTACTGGACCCTTTAATGAAGTTTCACTACACACTACGCAGACTCCATCTACACGACGTGGAATACGTGCTAATGCAGGCAATTTCACTGTTCTCGCCAG ATCGACCGGGTGTGACGCATCACAAAGAGATCGATCACCAACAGGAGATATTGGCTATCACTCTGAAGACCTATATCGAGGCAAAGAGGGCGGAGCCGGAAAAACA TCTGCTGTTTCCAAAGATCATGGCGTGCCTGACAGAGATGAGGACCATGAACGAGGAGTACACTAAACAGGTGCTCCAGATCCAGGACATTCAGCCTGAGGTGTCCCCTCTCATGCTGGAGGTAGTCAGCAAGGACAGCTAA